Within the Candidatus Saccharibacteria bacterium oral taxon 488 genome, the region CCTTTGTGAGATCGTAAGGAGTCATCTCGACTTCCACCCTATCACCAGGCACCAGGCGGATATAATTCTTGCGCATCCGTCCCGAAATGTGCGCGATGATACTATGGCCATTCTCCAGTTCCACCCGAAATTGGGTATTAGGCAGTGCTTCCACCACCTTACCAATCATCTTGATGACTTCCTTTTGACTCGCCATAAGTTACAGTTGTCAATTATACCGTATTGCCCCGGCGATTACAAGAGCGATGAGCGCCGTTTTTTCGACTTTTTCTTGGTCAGTTCGTCTGGGTCAAAGTCGTCATAGGTAACCATCAGAGCGCGCGAGTTGAGCTGGCGTAGTGACTCGAGGCCGACCGAGACTACGATGAGCAGCCCGGTACCGCCGATCGACAGGCGTGAGCCGCTGATCGCCGCCAGGTGATACATCAAGTATTCAGCGACAAACGGCAAGATGGCGATGATGCCGAGGACGATTGAGCCAAACAAAATTAAACGATTGACGGTGCGCATCAGATATTTCTCGGTTTGCTCACCGGGCCTGACGCCCTCGATAAAGCCGCCCTGCTTTTGCAGATTCTCAGCGATTTCGTTGGCGTTAAAGACGATCCCGGTGTAGAAATAGGTAAAGGCAATAACTAGGAGGAAATACAGCGTCGGGTAAATGAATGCCTCCCAGGTGCTGCCGGTAAAAGAGCCCGGGTTCGGCGCCTGAAACCACGTGATCAGGGTGTTGGCAGTGTTTTGCAGGTTTGGATTGCCCGAAGCCTTCATGACTTGGCCGATGAATTGCGGCAAGCTGAGGAAGGCGACGGCAAAGATGACCGGGATGACGCCGGCAGCGATTAGCTTGACCGGCAGGATGCTCTTGATACCGCCGTAGCTGGAATTGCCATGGACACGCTTGGCGTAATTGATAGTGATGACGCGCTGAGCCTCGTTAATTTTCACCAGGAAGTAAAGAACGATGAGCGAGGCGATAGCCATGATCACCACCAGCCAAAAGACGGTTGGATTCACCGGCAGGGTAAACCAGTTAAAGACGTTCAGTCCGCCAGCCGAGGTGTTGCCGAGCGACGAGATGAGTGAGCCCAGCATCTGCGGGATCTGGCTGATGATACCAGCGAAAATTAAGATGGAGATACCATTACCGATACCCTGCTCGGTGATCAATTCACCCAGCCACATGAGTAGCACCGAACCGGCCGTCATCGCTGTCACACCAACTGTCCACTCGAGCATCGTCGGGTCGCTCAGCGTCGTCGTACCGCCGGCCAGCACCGTCTGGCGCAAGAGGAAGATAAAGGCGATTGACTGGACGATAGCCAGTGGGATGGTCAGCCGCCGCGTCCACTGCTGAATCTTGCGCCTGCCTGATTCGCCGTCCTTGTGTAGCTCCTCGAGCTTCGGGATGGCCTTGGTGAGTAGCTGAGTGATGATACTAGCGGTAATGAATGGGCTGAGTCCAACCAGCACGAGTGAAAAGCTCGCCAGCGCGCCACCCGAAAGCAAGTTCAAGAACCCGCCGAGGTCAGTCTGTCCCAGCGCTGCTGCCAGTGCCGTCTTCATCTGTGTCGGATTAGCCAACGGCACCGGAATATGCGCCAGCATTCGATACACCACGATAATCCCCACCACAATGGCCAGGCGTTTCTGCATATCTTTATTTTTCAGCGACCGGAAAATTATTCTCCAATTCATGTTTTAGCCCCTCATAGTCACTAACAATTCTTAACTCTGTTAATTATACATGACCGCGACTAATATTTCCATACTAAAAACATAAAAGCACATGCGCTATAATTGAAATAATAACATAACGCAAGATTGAGGTGTCGTATGCAACAGCAGCCCGAAACTCCAGTAACTCCATCGCCAATGCCGCAGCTAAGCCCAGAATTACCGCCACATTATCCGCCAAAGAAAAGTAAGCTATGGCTGTGGATTACGCTGGCGATTGTCGGCGTGTTGGCGATAGTCGGGATTATCATAACAATTATTATTGTGTCGAATAACTCCACTTCTTCAGCTGATACAACAACTTCACGTCAGCGAGCGACCAAGCCTGATAAGAATAATGACAATGAGGAGGATAAAGACAATCAGCAAGGCTCAGCTACGAAGGCCACAAAATGCCTAACGTCTGCAGATTTTCGGAGATCTGGTTATACACACGTAAAGGATGGCTATTTTGTGTTAGAGAATGGCAAGTTTAACTTTCGTAGCATTCTCTTCAAGCCAGATTCAACGCAATACCAACGTGGAACTTACAATGTTGAAATGGCTAAGCTAGGAATGCTTTACAAATTTAATACTGACAAGCAATTTTCGATTGAACTGGTTCCTAATGAGACGGGTGAGGGCTCAAAGCTGGCTTTGGAGCGTGCCGATAAGATTAAGCACGATTTGGTATCTAATGGAATTCCAGAGCGTAAGATTACTGTTTCTGAGCCGATGGTCGCCACCCATGATACTAGCGATGATACGGCCAACAGGCGTGTAACGATTTATTTCGTTGCACCGCAGAAATGTAGCGAAAAATAATCCGACTCACCAAAGATAAAAGAAAATCCCCTTCTCTTACGAAGGGGATTTTCTAGTTACTAAAGGAAGATTATTTTTCTTCGGCTTCTTTCATGCTTTTACGCAGTGGTGTTGCGACTTTCTCAAATGAGCCGCCAGCTTTTTCAATCGCTGTGACGACTGAAGCGGAAGCAGCCTGAACTTTCAAGTCAACCTTGGCTTTCAGCTCACCGCGGGCGATCACCTTGACCGTGTGGA harbors:
- the infA gene encoding translation initiation factor IF-1, with product MASQKEVIKMIGKVVEALPNTQFRVELENGHSIIAHISGRMRKNYIRLVPGDRVEVEMTPYDLTKGRIVFRLKEERPAHVARNTRRSS
- the secY gene encoding preprotein translocase subunit SecY yields the protein MNWRIIFRSLKNKDMQKRLAIVVGIIVVYRMLAHIPVPLANPTQMKTALAAALGQTDLGGFLNLLSGGALASFSLVLVGLSPFITASIITQLLTKAIPKLEELHKDGESGRRKIQQWTRRLTIPLAIVQSIAFIFLLRQTVLAGGTTTLSDPTMLEWTVGVTAMTAGSVLLMWLGELITEQGIGNGISILIFAGIISQIPQMLGSLISSLGNTSAGGLNVFNWFTLPVNPTVFWLVVIMAIASLIVLYFLVKINEAQRVITINYAKRVHGNSSYGGIKSILPVKLIAAGVIPVIFAVAFLSLPQFIGQVMKASGNPNLQNTANTLITWFQAPNPGSFTGSTWEAFIYPTLYFLLVIAFTYFYTGIVFNANEIAENLQKQGGFIEGVRPGEQTEKYLMRTVNRLILFGSIVLGIIAILPFVAEYLMYHLAAISGSRLSIGGTGLLIVVSVGLESLRQLNSRALMVTYDDFDPDELTKKKSKKRRSSLL